The genomic stretch CATATTCCCGGTCACCAGGCCCAGTCGCGCCCGTGGATCAGCGGCCAGAGCTTCAACCAGCGCCAGCGAACCGGGCAGCGCTCGCACCCGGTAACGGGGGATGATGGCCTGCAAATGGCGCGCCAGCGCCTCAGCGAATGCCGGTACACTGGCCGCTACCTCAGCCGGGCTATAGCCCGCCGGCAACAACACCTGTTCCAGAATACGCCAATCCGTCGACCCGGCGAAGCTGATCCCGTCCATCGCATGTGACAGATGGAACAGTTCGGCCAGCGCCAGTTCAAAGGCGGCGCGACCTGCGCTGTCAGAGGCCAGCAGCGTGCCGTCGATGTCAAAGAGCACCAGCGTTGGGCGCTGTTCGTTCATCCAGCTTTACCTTCCATGAGCCGGTCATCACAGCAACCGCCCGGCCTGCGCCTGCAGCGCGGCGATGATCTGCCGGTCCGCCTTACCAAACGCATAATCAGCCATCTCCTCCAGCGTCACCCAGGCAAAATCCGCCACCCCCAGCGGGCGCGGTTCCCCGGCGATATGGCGGCAATGATAGGCGTCGAGCGTGATGCGGAAGTGTGTGAAGGCGTGCCGGACCCGCACCAGAAACTCGCCTACTTCCACGATGATGCCCAGCTCTTCCTTCAGTTCGCGCACCAGCGTTTCCGGCAGGGTCTCACCATCTTCCTGCTTGCCGCCGGGAAACTCCCACAACCCACCCAGCAGACCGCCGGGCCGCCGCCGGGCGATCAGAAAGCGATCTTGCTCCACCCCGGAGATGACCCCTGCCGCCACATTGTAGTGCGGGATCGCGGCGCGGCGGCTCTTTACCGGACGCTGATCCTGTACGCCAGCCCGGTAAGCCTGACAATGGTGTTGCAACGGGCACTGACCACACACAGGACGGCGCGACCGGCAGATCACGCGGCCCAGTTCCATCAATGCCTCGTTGTACGGACCGGCTTCTCCCGGCGGCACCAGCGACCCGGCCAGTTGCCACAACCGCTCCACCGTGGCAGGTTGCGCGACATCATCAGTGATATTGTACAACCGTGTCAGAATGCGGATCACATTCCCATCAAGGACAGGCACATCCTCACCATAGGCCAGACTGGCAATAGCACCGGCGGTATAGCGGCCAATCCCCGGCAGCGTTTGCAGGTCGTGGGCCGTGCGCGGCAATACACCGCCCCAGCGGGCCATCACCTCCTGCGCGGCGCGATGCAGGCTGCGCGCCCGCCCGTAGTAGCCCAGCCCCTCCCACAGCTTCAACACATCGTCCAGCGGCGCGGCAGCCAGGGCCTCCACTGTAGGAAAACGTGCCACAAAACGCTCGAAGTAGCCGATCACGGTCTGCACCTGCGTCTGCTGGAGCATAATCTCCGAAACCCAGACCGTGTACGGATCGCGCACACGCCGCCAGGGGAGGTCCACCCCATTAGCGCGAAACCAGCGCAACAGATCAGCAGAAAAAGGATTCATCATCAGCCCCACCGGGCAGAGCAGCCAGAGCCGCGATCACCGACCATCGGCCATCAGCACGCGGCCACCTACCTCGAATTGTACCGATTGTGACACGGGCGACAAACTGCCCCCGGCGCATCCATCGCCACGATTCACCAAGTGCAACCATGCTACATTGCTGGTGTCCCATTCATCCGGTCCGCCGGGCTTGCCTGCTCGAATCCCCCCAAAGCCATGACAGGGTGGGCTAAATCTGCTATGCTTGCAAGCTAGAAGCGCTTCTTTACACCGGCATGGCTTCGGAGGAAGCCGCGCCGCTGGATGGAGCAGAGATCGATGGCCGAGCCTAAACCCGAAATCCGCTTCAAGACACCGGTGGCACTGGAGCTTCAGCCGGGAACGGACTGGTTTTGCCGCTATGGCAAGTCCCAGGATCAGGTGACGGCTCCCACCGCAAGGAAGGGCTTTTCAGCCCTCTGGAGTTCACCTTCGAGCGCCAGCAGCGGGTCAAGCTGTGTCGCTGTAAGCACACCCCACCTTACTGCGACAAAACGCACCTGACACTGGACTGACGCAGCGCTGATCCACAGGATGCACGCGTCCGCCGGGGAATCCCATGGTCAAACCGGTACAACCGCCTGAGCCAGCCCCTGAACAACCGCAACAGGTGCGCTGGCGTCTTATCGCGATGGCCGTCTATGTAGCGGTTTCCATCGCCCTGTACTTCATCCTGGCCCCGGCCATCGCCGATCAACAACGGCTGCAGAGCAGTATTGAGGCAGCGGGAGCCTGGGGCGTGCTGATCTATGTCGGCCTGTACTGCGCCCAGATGTTTGTTCCGTGGCTGCCGGGCGCGCCCCTGGACATCATCGGCGGGGCGACCTTCGGCTTCTGGGAGACTAACCTCCTCTCCACCCTCTCAGCGTCGGGCAGCGGGCTGATCATCTACCTGATCGTCCGCCGCCTGAGCCTGGAGGAGATCGTCCGGCGTTTTCCTAACCTGCTGGATGCCCCCTGGCGCCTGGTCAAACTGATCAAGCGACAGCCCTGGTCGCTGGTTGCTGTCAACATGCTGACCGGCGACGTGGCCTATTTTGTCGCCGGTTCGGCTGGGGTATCGTTGCCCTTTACCCTGCTCCTGCTCGGTGTGATGCGCATTCCTAGCGTCATGGTTGGCTCGGCCCTCGGCGCGGGCATTATTTCTAATGTTGTTCAGCAAAAACTCGATATAATGGTAGCCATTGCCTCCGTGGTCACCATTGTCGGGCTGTCGATCGGCTTTGCCATCGCCCGCAAGTTGTTGCCCGGCTGGTTGCACCGGCTGGAACAGGCAGCCAACGATTCCGCCGGGCGGCCCTCCGGTGACCAGTAACATCTGCATGGGAGAAATGCGTGTCTTCCAAGATCGACATCAACAACATCACTGATCCCGCCGCAGACGATGAAACCCGGCCAAAGCGCCGCCCTCCCTGGATCAAGGTGCGCGCGCCTTCCGGCGAAAACTACGAGATGGTGCGCCATTTGATGCGCAGCAAGGCGCTGAACACCGTCTGCGAAGAGGCGCTATGCCCGAACATCGGGGAATGCTGGGGGGCGGGCACATCAACCTTCCTGATGCTGGGGGATACCTGTACCCGTTCCTGCGGCTTTTGCGACATTAAAACCGGGCGCCCGGCGGCCATTGACTGGCAGGAACCCAACCGTATCGCCGAGGCCGTCCACCGGATGAACCTCCGCCACGTGGTCATCACCAGTGTCAACCGGGATGAGCGCAAAGACGGCGGTGCGCCGATCTTCGCCATGGTCATCCGCCGCATCCGCCAGGTGCACCCCGGCTGCAGCATTGAAGTCCTCATCCCTGACTTCAAGGGCAATGAAGAAGCCCTGAAGATCGTCATGGACACCCAGCCGGAGATTCTCAACCACAACGTGGAAACCGTGCCGCGCTTGTTCCGCAAGGTTCAGCCACAGGATCGCTACGAGTGGGCACGTGCGACGCTCTGCAACGCCCGCGCCATGGACCCGCTGGTCCTGACCAAGAGCGGGATCATGGTCGGGCTGGGCGAGACCTTTGACGAGGTGGTCGAGGTGATGCGCGACCTCGTCTCCTGGGGAGTTAGCATCCTGACAATCGGCCAGTATCTACAGCCCAGCCGCGAGCACCTACCCATCGAGCGCTACTACACCCCGGAAGAATTCGACCGATTCAAGCAGATCGGTTACGAACTGGGTTTCAAGTGGGTAGAAAGCGGCCCGTTAGTGCGCTCTTCGTACCGCGCTGCCGAGCAGGTGCGTGAACTCAGCAAACTGGACTACATCCACCTGCGGGAAGCCTGACTGCCCCCAATCACCCGAACAGGTTTTCTACCAGCAGCCCTGCGTCACTTCCCCTAGACGCAGGGCTGTGGTATAAATGGAATATGTTGTTTCACGTTACTGTCCATCCCTCGCAGGGCCAGTGGACTTCCGGCGGCTCTGCGCACCGCCTTCCCGGGACGCCGTCAGCCGATTTGCAGGTCTGAGGATTTACTGATAGACAAAGTTCATGAGCGACAAACACCCCCCACTCTGGAACATCCGTTCGTCGGATGAAGATGACTATCCAGCCACGGGCCGCTCCACCCCTGGTTCATCGTCGCCGTTTTACCACAGCGATGATGACGAGGTCGATGAGGATGCCTACCTGGACGACGAGGAAGAAGCGGAAGAGCAGGATTCTTCGCCTCGCAGCAGGACGACCTATGGCAGCGGCGCTTACGGGAGTGGCGCGAATGCTTACGGCAGTAGCTCGCGCTACAGTGCCAGCGGGTATGGCGGCTCCCAGGATAGCGCCCGTTCATCGTCGTCCTACAGCAGCGGCTCGTCCTCCTATCGCCCCGGTGGATCAGCAGGCTACAGCGGTAGCGGCTACACGCCGCCCGGCGGACGGCGCGACCAGGAGCCAACCAGCAGCAAGCCCAGCGGTTTGTTCAACCGCTTCGGAGGCGGCAAGGAGACATCCAGACAACCCTCCCCCACCCCCAAGAAGACCGGCTCAGGCCCCGGCCTAGGCGACCGCCTCAGCGGCGGGCTGAAGGCGCTGCGCCGCAAGCTCCCCGGTGGCGACCGCCCTTCCTCCGGCAGCAGCCGCGCCAGCGTCACGCGCACGATCGGCTCGCCACCCGGAAGCCAGAAACAGGGGAGCAGCGGACGCAAAGAAGGCGGAGGGCGTTTCAAGTTCTCGTTGCCTTTTGGCCTTGGCGGCGAGAAAAAAGCGGGCCGGTCAGGCCAGCCTTCCGCGCCCAAAGAACTCAAGAAATCCCGCCCGCTGCCTTCGACCAGCAAGCGCCCGCGCATCAAGAACGAAGGGTTGTCCCTGGATCGCAAGCTGGACCTGGCCGGTTGGGCCATGATCGTGCTGGCCGGGATCATCTTCTTTGGCGCCATCAGCGCCAATCAGGGCGATCTCAGCCGCACCCTGCTGCGCATCGTCTACCAGCTGGTGGGCATCGGCTGGATCGCGGTGCCGTTCAGCCTCGCTGCGACCGGAATCTGGCTGGTCTGGCGGCACTTCGGGGAAAGTGTGCCGGAAATTGACTACGTGCATATGGTCGGTTGGGGCATCACCTACCTGGCTGCCCTGACCACGTTCCACTTTGTCCACCTGTTGAACGTCTCAGTATTCACCGTCGACCAGCTGCAAACGCTGGCGGAAGAAGCGGCACAGCTCGGCTATGGCGGCGGCTGGATCGGCGCCCAGATTTACCTCCTGCTCATGCGCAGTCTGGGGGATATCGGCACCTTCATCGCCCTGGTCGGCTGGTGGGGCGTCGGCATCCTCGTGGCCACCGATTTGAGCGTGGCCGGAATCATTCGCTTCGTCAGCCGGACATGGCGCAATGCGGTGCTGCGCTACCAGAATCGGCGCGCCCGGCAGACTTCCTCCAGATGGGTTACTCCCCTGCGGGCCAGGGCCGGGCAGTTTGACGAGTTGCCCGGCGGGGCTGCGACTATCCTGGAGGCCGGCGAAGCGCGTCACGCCCTGCCCGCGGCAGAAAGCCTGCCGCTCCGGACCGGCGGACAGCCGCGACGTCCCGGTGATCTGGCAACGGTCGACGCTTCTGCTTCCGGAACGGCAAGAGCAGCGCGGCCCGTCAGTGCGACTGCGGCGACTGGCCCGCTGCCAGCAGAACTTGTACCTGAAGAGCCAGTAACGCTACAGTACGGCATGGGGCCGGTGCGTATCCGCCGGCCACAGTATGACCGTCGCTCTGGCTCGCCAGCCAGCAACTTCGCTGACAGCCCGCCGGATGAGATTGGCGATGCCCCTGCTGCGACACTCCATACTGCCTCATCGTCGCTCGAAAGTGAACCCAGACCTGCAGTGCCGCCCGCCGTCAGACTGCCACGCCCTGTGACCAGCGCGCAAGATATCTCGCGGAGCCTGCGGGTCATCGCCCCGCCGCCGGTGGAACGTCCGGCAGTGAGCGTGCCGCCGGTCAGCCCGCCTCGGCCTGTCGGCGGAGATAGCCCGGCTGCTGACGAGAGCGGCGTTGCCAGCGCCAATTCCGGCAGCGGGCATCCCTCCAAGGCCGAACCGGCTACCGCGACCGTTTCCTCTCCGGAGCCACATACCAAGGAAGAACAGACGGGCCAGCCAGCCGATGCTCATGATGATGCATCGCCTGTTGAGGATTTGCCCCCGGCTCAACCGCGCAGCGCCGCCCGGCGAGTACTCCGCCCACTGCGTCCGTCCAGCGATGCCAGGCTTGCATTTGAGCGAATCACCTCCATACC from Anaerolineae bacterium encodes the following:
- a CDS encoding HAD family hydrolase — encoded protein: MNEQRPTLVLFDIDGTLLASDSAGRAAFELALAELFHLSHAMDGISFAGSTDWRILEQVLLPAGYSPAEVAASVPAFAEALARHLQAIIPRYRVRALPGSLALVEALAADPRARLGLVTGNMALSVPIKLRAAGFDPAHFPVGAYGHEAVDRNALPPLALSRARAYWGRDFPPERIVIVGDTANDVICARSVRGRALAVLTGPASREEVAREKPYAILEDLADRRAVEAILFGEGGDG
- the mutY gene encoding A/G-specific adenine glycosylase; amino-acid sequence: MMNPFSADLLRWFRANGVDLPWRRVRDPYTVWVSEIMLQQTQVQTVIGYFERFVARFPTVEALAAAPLDDVLKLWEGLGYYGRARSLHRAAQEVMARWGGVLPRTAHDLQTLPGIGRYTAGAIASLAYGEDVPVLDGNVIRILTRLYNITDDVAQPATVERLWQLAGSLVPPGEAGPYNEALMELGRVICRSRRPVCGQCPLQHHCQAYRAGVQDQRPVKSRRAAIPHYNVAAGVISGVEQDRFLIARRRPGGLLGGLWEFPGGKQEDGETLPETLVRELKEELGIIVEVGEFLVRVRHAFTHFRITLDAYHCRHIAGEPRPLGVADFAWVTLEEMADYAFGKADRQIIAALQAQAGRLL
- a CDS encoding TVP38/TMEM64 family protein, whose translation is MVKPVQPPEPAPEQPQQVRWRLIAMAVYVAVSIALYFILAPAIADQQRLQSSIEAAGAWGVLIYVGLYCAQMFVPWLPGAPLDIIGGATFGFWETNLLSTLSASGSGLIIYLIVRRLSLEEIVRRFPNLLDAPWRLVKLIKRQPWSLVAVNMLTGDVAYFVAGSAGVSLPFTLLLLGVMRIPSVMVGSALGAGIISNVVQQKLDIMVAIASVVTIVGLSIGFAIARKLLPGWLHRLEQAANDSAGRPSGDQ
- the lipA gene encoding lipoyl synthase; this translates as MDINNITDPAADDETRPKRRPPWIKVRAPSGENYEMVRHLMRSKALNTVCEEALCPNIGECWGAGTSTFLMLGDTCTRSCGFCDIKTGRPAAIDWQEPNRIAEAVHRMNLRHVVITSVNRDERKDGGAPIFAMVIRRIRQVHPGCSIEVLIPDFKGNEEALKIVMDTQPEILNHNVETVPRLFRKVQPQDRYEWARATLCNARAMDPLVLTKSGIMVGLGETFDEVVEVMRDLVSWGVSILTIGQYLQPSREHLPIERYYTPEEFDRFKQIGYELGFKWVESGPLVRSSYRAAEQVRELSKLDYIHLREA